From the Lolium rigidum isolate FL_2022 chromosome 2, APGP_CSIRO_Lrig_0.1, whole genome shotgun sequence genome, one window contains:
- the LOC124689986 gene encoding agamous-like MADS-box protein AGL14: MDKAKEKGGAGEDGGRRRKLTQGRKKIPMQRIEDANRLQVCFSKRRKGLVKKAFELSVLCGAQVGLIVFSPAGKPYTYGHRSLDAVLDRLRERSSASRPAVDAEEAAEKAARQTELRKLLRQEEELMKARDAELRRGEELEAKIRDDGVRIDGNVGSWELPELHAALGALERVQAEAAVRAHEIFAQDAMMQQCTGGGGSLLGYLGSGPSYTPSSSHEEAAMDNTMKLMGVGVGNNLFDYLGPFAAADGTGGHAMTTDTMMRLPGSLFHYNGPGPFVMTHGTDEVIVDTTMKLMGGNVGHALGPMVPPPLPLLPLPFNHGYGYNNLSAGYGYNEEGDHGHDHGHGAFYEYGTTCNFFP; the protein is encoded by the coding sequence ATGGACAAAGCGAAGGAGAAGGGCGGCGCCGGGGAGgatggaggaaggaggaggaagctgaCGCAGGGGCGGAAGAAGATCCCCATGCAGCGCATCGAGGACGCCAACAGGCTGCAAGTCTGCTTCTCCAAGCGCCGCAAGGGCCTCGTCAAGAAGGCCTTCGAGCTCTCCGTGCTCTGCGGCGCGCAGGTGGGCCTCATCGTCTTCTCCCCCGCCGGCAAGCCTTACACTTACGGCCACCGCTCCCTGGACGCCGTCCTCGACCGCCTCCGCgaacgctcctccgcctcccgccccgcAGTCGACGCTGAGGAGGCCGCGGAAAAGGCGGCTCGCCAGACGGAGCTACGCAAGCTCCTCCGCCAGGAGGAGGAGCTGATGAAGGCCCGCGACGCTGAGCTGCGCAGAGGGGAGGAGCTCGAGGCAAAGATACGCGATGACGGCGTACGGATCGACGGCAACGTGGGGAGCTGGGAGCTTCCGGAGCTTCATGCCGCTCTTGGCGCGCTCGAGAGGGTCCAGGCGGAGGCCGCTGTGCGCGCTCACGAGATCTTCGCTCAGGACGCCATGATGCAAcagtgcaccggcggcggcggcagcctcctcGGCTACCTCGGATCCGGTCCCTCCTACACGCCCAGTAGCAGCCatgaggaggcagccatggacaacACGATGAAGCTGATGGGGGTCGGCGTCGGCAATAACCTCTTCGACTACCTTGGCCCCTTCGCCGCTGCCGATGGCACCGGCGGCCATGCGATGACCACGGACACCATGATGAGGTTGCCCGGTAGCCTCTTTCACTACAACGGCCCCGGCCCGTTCGTGATGACCCACGGCACCGACGAGGTCATTGTGGACACCACGATGAAGTTGATGGGCGGTAACGTCGGCCATGCGCTCGGACCGATGGTACCACCTCCGTTGCCGCTTCTTCCTCTGCCTTTCAACCACGGGTATGGCTACAACAACCTTAGCGCGGGCTATGGCTACAACGAAGAAGGAGATCACGGCCATGACCATGGCCATGGCGCCTTCTACGAGTATGGGACAACCTGCAACTTCTTTCCCTAA